A single Sciurus carolinensis chromosome 15, mSciCar1.2, whole genome shotgun sequence DNA region contains:
- the Ptgr3 gene encoding prostaglandin reductase 3 isoform X3 → MTPGSFAEYTVVPASIATSVPSVKPEYLTLLVSGTTAYISLKELGELSEGKKVLVTAAAGGTGQFAVQLSKKAKCHVIGTCSSDGKSAFLRSLGCDRPINYRTEPVGTVLKQEYPEGVDVVYESVGGAMFDLAVDALATRGRLIVIGFISGYQSPTGLSPVKAATLPAKLLKKSASVQGFFLNHYLSKYQVAMKHLLKLHASGDLVCEVDLGDLSPEGRFTGLDSVFRAVDYMYVGKNTGKIVVELPHSVNSKL, encoded by the coding sequence ATGACGCCGGGTTCCTTTGCAGAGTACACGGTTGTGCCCGCCAGCATTGCCACTTCAGTGCCCTCGGTGAAACCTGAGTATCTCACCCTGCTGGTAAGTGGCACCACTGCGTACATCAGCTTGAAAGAGCTGGGAGAACTGTCAGAAGGGAAGAAAGTTTTGGTGACAGCAGCCGCTGGGGGGACGGGCCAGTTTGCTGTGCAGCTTTCAAAGAAAGCAAAGTGCCATGTAATTGGAACCTGCTCTTCTGATGGAAAGTCCGCTTTTCTGAGATCTTTGGGGTGTGATCGTCCTATCAACTACAGGACGGAGCCCGTGGGAACCGTCCTCAAGCAGGAGTACCCCGAGGGCGTTGACGTGGTCTATGAATCTGTGGGGGGAGCCATGTTTGACTTGGCCGTAGATGCCTTGGCTACCAGAGGGCGCTTGATAGTAATTGGGTTCATCTCTGGCTACCAAAGTCCTACTGGCCTCTCGCCTGTGAAAGCAGCGACACTGCCCGCCAAGCTGCTGAAGAAATCTGCCAGCGTCCAGGGCTTCTTCCTGAACCATTACCTCTCCAAGTACCAGGTGGCCATGAAGCACTTGCTCAAGCTGCATGCCAGTGGGGACCTGGTCTGTGAGGTGGACCTGGGAGACCTGTCCCCAGAGGGCAGGTTTACCGGCCTGGACTCCGTATTCCGGGCTGTCGATTATATGTACGTGggaaaaaatactggaaaaattGTAGTTGAATTACCTCACTCTGTCAACAGTAAGCTGTAA
- the Ptgr3 gene encoding prostaglandin reductase 3 isoform X1: MRGAPAPVPLPPGSLGSGLAGGSSRRVAGVLHSPQTRVPVRGGAGGPRARALPGLSPALRPFASRCSTPFCSELLPLNLFWRSQGRSFCPTPRFVGINASDINYSAGRYDPSVKPPFDIGFEGIGEVVALGLSASATHSVGQAVAYMTPGSFAEYTVVPASIATSVPSVKPEYLTLLVSGTTAYISLKELGELSEGKKVLVTAAAGGTGQFAVQLSKKAKCHVIGTCSSDGKSAFLRSLGCDRPINYRTEPVGTVLKQEYPEGVDVVYESVGGAMFDLAVDALATRGRLIVIGFISGYQSPTGLSPVKAATLPAKLLKKSASVQGFFLNHYLSKYQVAMKHLLKLHASGDLVCEVDLGDLSPEGRFTGLDSVFRAVDYMYVGKNTGKIVVELPHSVNSKL, encoded by the exons ATGCGCGGAGCGCCCGCACCGGTCCCACTTCCTCCCGGGTCTCTGGGCTCGGGTCTTGCAGGCGGGTCGTCCCGTCGGGTTGCTGGAGTCCTGCACTCCCCACAAACGCGCGTTCCAGTCCGAGGGGGCGCGGGAGGCCCGCGTGCTCGCGCCCTTCCCGGCCTGTCCCCGGCCCTCCGTCCCTTCGCGTCCCGCTGCTCGACCCCCTTTTGCTCTGAGctgctgcccttgaacttgttcTGGCGGAGCCAGGGGCGCAGCTTCTGCCCAACGCCCAG ATTTGTTGGCATTAATGCCTCTGACATCAACTATTCAGCTGGCCGCTATGACCCATCGGTGAAGCCTCCCTTTGACATAGGTTTCGAGGGCATTGGTGAGGTGGTGGCTTTGGGCCTCTCTGCCAGTGCCACACACTCAGTGGGTCAGGCTGTGGCTTACATGACGCCGGGTTCCTTTGCAGAGTACACGGTTGTGCCCGCCAGCATTGCCACTTCAGTGCCCTCGGTGAAACCTGAGTATCTCACCCTGCTGGTAAGTGGCACCACTGCGTACATCAGCTTGAAAGAGCTGGGAGAACTGTCAGAAGGGAAGAAAGTTTTGGTGACAGCAGCCGCTGGGGGGACGGGCCAGTTTGCTGTGCAGCTTTCAAAGAAAGCAAAGTGCCATGTAATTGGAACCTGCTCTTCTGATGGAAAGTCCGCTTTTCTGAGATCTTTGGGGTGTGATCGTCCTATCAACTACAGGACGGAGCCCGTGGGAACCGTCCTCAAGCAGGAGTACCCCGAGGGCGTTGACGTGGTCTATGAATCTGTGGGGGGAGCCATGTTTGACTTGGCCGTAGATGCCTTGGCTACCAGAGGGCGCTTGATAGTAATTGGGTTCATCTCTGGCTACCAAAGTCCTACTGGCCTCTCGCCTGTGAAAGCAGCGACACTGCCCGCCAAGCTGCTGAAGAAATCTGCCAGCGTCCAGGGCTTCTTCCTGAACCATTACCTCTCCAAGTACCAGGTGGCCATGAAGCACTTGCTCAAGCTGCATGCCAGTGGGGACCTGGTCTGTGAGGTGGACCTGGGAGACCTGTCCCCAGAGGGCAGGTTTACCGGCCTGGACTCCGTATTCCGGGCTGTCGATTATATGTACGTGggaaaaaatactggaaaaattGTAGTTGAATTACCTCACTCTGTCAACAGTAAGCTGTAA
- the Ptgr3 gene encoding prostaglandin reductase 3 isoform X2 translates to MLRLAHGGARAIVDMSYARHFLDFQGSAIPQTMQKLVVTRLSPNFREAVTLRRDCPVPLPGDGDLLVRNRFVGINASDINYSAGRYDPSVKPPFDIGFEGIGEVVALGLSASATHSVGQAVAYMTPGSFAEYTVVPASIATSVPSVKPEYLTLLVSGTTAYISLKELGELSEGKKVLVTAAAGGTGQFAVQLSKKAKCHVIGTCSSDGKSAFLRSLGCDRPINYRTEPVGTVLKQEYPEGVDVVYESVGGAMFDLAVDALATRGRLIVIGFISGYQSPTGLSPVKAATLPAKLLKKSASVQGFFLNHYLSKYQVAMKHLLKLHASGDLVCEVDLGDLSPEGRFTGLDSVFRAVDYMYVGKNTGKIVVELPHSVNSKL, encoded by the exons ATGCTGAGGTTGGCGCACGGCGGGGCTCGGGCCATCGTGGACATGTCATACGCTCGCCACTTCCTGGACTTCCAGGGCTCCGCCATCCCCCAAACCATGCAGAAGCTGGTGGTGACTCGGCTGAGCCCCAACTTCCGTGAGGCCGTCACCCTGCGCCGGGACTGCCCGGTGCCGCTACCCGGGGACGGAGACCTCCTCGTCCGGAACCG ATTTGTTGGCATTAATGCCTCTGACATCAACTATTCAGCTGGCCGCTATGACCCATCGGTGAAGCCTCCCTTTGACATAGGTTTCGAGGGCATTGGTGAGGTGGTGGCTTTGGGCCTCTCTGCCAGTGCCACACACTCAGTGGGTCAGGCTGTGGCTTACATGACGCCGGGTTCCTTTGCAGAGTACACGGTTGTGCCCGCCAGCATTGCCACTTCAGTGCCCTCGGTGAAACCTGAGTATCTCACCCTGCTGGTAAGTGGCACCACTGCGTACATCAGCTTGAAAGAGCTGGGAGAACTGTCAGAAGGGAAGAAAGTTTTGGTGACAGCAGCCGCTGGGGGGACGGGCCAGTTTGCTGTGCAGCTTTCAAAGAAAGCAAAGTGCCATGTAATTGGAACCTGCTCTTCTGATGGAAAGTCCGCTTTTCTGAGATCTTTGGGGTGTGATCGTCCTATCAACTACAGGACGGAGCCCGTGGGAACCGTCCTCAAGCAGGAGTACCCCGAGGGCGTTGACGTGGTCTATGAATCTGTGGGGGGAGCCATGTTTGACTTGGCCGTAGATGCCTTGGCTACCAGAGGGCGCTTGATAGTAATTGGGTTCATCTCTGGCTACCAAAGTCCTACTGGCCTCTCGCCTGTGAAAGCAGCGACACTGCCCGCCAAGCTGCTGAAGAAATCTGCCAGCGTCCAGGGCTTCTTCCTGAACCATTACCTCTCCAAGTACCAGGTGGCCATGAAGCACTTGCTCAAGCTGCATGCCAGTGGGGACCTGGTCTGTGAGGTGGACCTGGGAGACCTGTCCCCAGAGGGCAGGTTTACCGGCCTGGACTCCGTATTCCGGGCTGTCGATTATATGTACGTGggaaaaaatactggaaaaattGTAGTTGAATTACCTCACTCTGTCAACAGTAAGCTGTAA